From Salvelinus sp. IW2-2015 linkage group LG33, ASM291031v2, whole genome shotgun sequence, one genomic window encodes:
- the LOC111957395 gene encoding protein adenylyltransferase FICD — protein sequence MMASLTVWWRYTSGHLLGGWGPLLCLFLGSLVALLMPMVGVEDQCCITLKGIAQLHCQLWGKTQRPTVQSTSLTIPFTALDLLPLRAKPSIETQLEAKAALQQAVEMKKQGKREKAHKLLVHALNMNPDFVEALTELGTILEEKDVVQADHLYTKALAISPCNERALVSRDRTLPLVEEIDQRHFGVIDSKVRRLMSIPKGNSALRRVMEETYYHHIYHTVAIEGNTLTLSEIRHIIETRYAVPGKSLQEQNEVIGVDAAMKYINTTLLSRAGAITVNDILEIHRRVLGYADPVEGGRLRTSQVFVGHHIPPHPQDLERHMQDLVQWLNSEEALQLHPVEYAALAHYKLVYVHPFVDGNGRTSRLLMNLVLMQARYPPITIRKEQRSEYYAVLDTANEGEVRPFIRFIAKCTEITLDTLLIATTEHPVGLPGTSHHQACPNCKQTIPVHNSERGRE from the exons ATGATGGCTTCATTAACGGTGTGGTGGCGTTACACAAGTGGCCATCTCCTTGGCGGATGGGGACCGCTGCTCTGCCTGTTCCTGGGCTCTCTGGTGGCGCTGTTGATGCCCATGGTGGGGGTGGAGGACCAATGCTGTATCACTCTAAAGGGGATTGCCCAGTTGCACTGCCAGCTGTGGGGTAAAACTCAGCGCCCCACTGTCCAGTCCACCAGCCTCACTATCCCCTTTACAGCCCTCGATCTCCTGCCCCTTAGGGCCAAGCCCAGTATAG AGACCCAGCTCGAGGCCAAGGCAGCGCTGCAACAGGCTGTGGAGATGAAGaagcaggggaagagagagaaggcccACAAGCTGTTGGTGCATGCACTCAACATGAACCCAGACTTTGTGGAAGCTCTYACGGAGCTGGGGACCATTCTGGAAGAGAAGGACGTTGTCCAGGCGGACCATCTGTATACCAAGGCCCTGGCCATCTCACCATGCAACGAGAGGGCCCTTGTGAGCCGTGACCGCACACTCCCCCTGGTGGAGGAGATCGACCAACGCCACTTTGGGGTTATCGACAGCAAAGTACGCAGGCTGATGTCCATCCCCAAGGGTAACTCTGCTCTTAGACGTGTCATGGAGGAAACGTACTACCACCACATCTACCACACAGTGGCCATAGAAGGCAACACACTCACTCTGTCTGAGATCCGCCATATAATTGAGACTCGCTACGCCGTGCCCGGCAAGAGCCTGCAGGAGCAGAACGAGGTCATCGGTGTGGACGCGGCCATGAAGTACATCAACACCACGCTGCTGTCCCGAGCTGGGGCCATCACCGTCAATGACATCCTGGAGATCCACCGGCGCGTGCTGGGCTATGCAGACCCTGTGGAGGGTGGGCGGCTGCGTACCAGCCAGGTGTTTGTAGGCCACCACATCCCACCCCACCCACAGGACCTGGAGCGCCACATGCAGGACCTGGTGCAGTGGCTCAACTCAGAGGAGGCCCTGCAGCTYCATCCCGTGGAGTATGCAGCACTCGCCCACTATAAGCTGGTGTATGTGCACCCCTTTGTGGATGGGAACGGACGCACATCACGGCTGCTAATGAACCTGGTGCTCATGCAGGCACGCTACCCACCTATCACCATCCGCAAAGAGCAACGGTCAGAGTACTACGCCGTTCTGGACACAGCCAACGAAGGTGARGTCCGCCCCTTCATCCGCTTCATAGCCAAATGCACAGAGATCACCCTGGATACCCTGCTGATCGCCACCACTGAGCACCCTGTGGGGCTGCCTGGCACCAGCCACCACCAAGCCTGTCCAAACTGCAAACAAACCATACCTGTCCACAACAGTGAGAGGGGACGGGAGTGA